Proteins from a genomic interval of Bacillota bacterium:
- a CDS encoding CoA-binding protein: MKIDAPRQYVIDNLKYALNPSSIAVVGASRYANKVGYKVIEGLKKWGYKGAIYPVNPRADEVHGLKAYRTVMDIPDTVDLVFVAVPAHLVKMVLEHTVAKKAKIVVIATSAFKEIGRGELQNSLTQFCRDNKLPLIGPNLVGMGSPYLHFNCGFIPYLPVEGPVAMISQSGANLLAALGTSQMLHFGMSFFVGLGNKADVDFSEFIVYGGNDIDTKCISTYIEGLDCPEAYIKACHLVVPHKPVVAIKVGGSQIGVKAAFAHTASENEGTNDSFYDEIFEKAGAIRATTWQEFLDVSLALGLQPELKGDNVVMITNGGGSGLLSCDHFERIGMPMKELRTISPLLVDRIRAYMPMFGSPLNPVDISGTASPIQYKGAITQAIRDPNVDAIYGSICPTAVTDVSAVTDIFIDIYNTYKHLGKPLIMECQGGEECNESIMKLRDHGIPAYPTAEQAVNAIVALRKYAKIKAKFSK; the protein is encoded by the coding sequence GAAAATAGATGCACCTCGTCAATATGTCATAGATAACTTGAAATATGCCCTGAATCCATCATCAATAGCTGTAGTCGGTGCCTCTCGTTATGCTAACAAAGTCGGATATAAAGTTATAGAGGGTTTAAAAAAATGGGGGTATAAAGGTGCTATATATCCGGTTAATCCGAGGGCTGATGAAGTGCACGGATTAAAGGCATATAGAACAGTTATGGATATACCGGACACTGTAGATCTGGTATTTGTTGCAGTTCCTGCCCATCTTGTCAAGATGGTTCTAGAACATACAGTAGCAAAAAAAGCAAAGATAGTAGTTATAGCCACAAGTGCTTTTAAAGAAATTGGCAGAGGGGAACTCCAGAATAGTCTTACTCAATTTTGCAGAGACAATAAACTGCCATTAATAGGACCTAACCTTGTTGGGATGGGGAGTCCGTATCTGCACTTCAACTGCGGCTTCATACCCTACCTTCCCGTTGAGGGTCCCGTAGCAATGATTTCTCAGTCCGGAGCAAATCTGCTTGCCGCTTTGGGTACCTCCCAGATGCTGCATTTCGGCATGAGTTTTTTTGTGGGGCTTGGAAATAAGGCTGATGTAGACTTTTCAGAGTTTATCGTATATGGTGGCAATGACATAGATACTAAATGTATTTCAACATACATTGAGGGATTGGACTGTCCCGAAGCATATATAAAGGCATGTCACTTGGTAGTACCTCATAAGCCTGTGGTTGCGATAAAGGTGGGAGGTTCCCAGATAGGTGTAAAAGCTGCTTTTGCGCACACTGCTTCAGAAAATGAAGGGACAAATGATTCATTCTATGATGAAATATTTGAAAAGGCAGGGGCTATAAGAGCAACAACCTGGCAGGAATTCCTTGATGTTTCTTTGGCTTTAGGCTTACAGCCTGAGCTTAAAGGCGATAATGTTGTAATGATAACCAACGGAGGAGGTTCAGGATTGCTTTCGTGCGACCATTTTGAAAGAATCGGAATGCCGATGAAAGAACTCAGAACTATCTCTCCACTGCTTGTAGATAGGATCAGGGCATATATGCCGATGTTTGGTTCACCGCTCAACCCTGTTGATATTTCAGGAACTGCTTCTCCGATACAGTATAAGGGTGCAATAACTCAGGCAATACGTGATCCGAATGTCGATGCCATTTACGGTTCTATATGCCCTACGGCTGTTACTGACGTATCCGCAGTAACAGACATCTTTATTGACATATACAATACTTACAAGCACTTAGGCAAGCCCCTTATTATGGAGTGCCAGGGAGGAGAAGAGTGCAACGAATCCATCATGAAGTTAAGAGACCATGGAATCCCTGCATATCCGACTGCAGAACAGGCAGTAAACGCTATAGTGGCATTGAGGAAATATGCTAAGATAAAAGCTAAATTCTCCAAGTAG